The Eublepharis macularius isolate TG4126 chromosome 12, MPM_Emac_v1.0, whole genome shotgun sequence genomic sequence CGTATTTGCAGGTGTCCATGTGGAAGCACGTGTTGAGAAACGAGCAATCGCCCAGCGACTCGTCTGTGTGCTTGTTGATGATGCGTCTGGGTGGAGGCAAAGTTGGCTGGCCATGAGGGTCCCTTTCCATTCACAGCACTGGCAGAACTACAGAAACCTTAGCCCTCCAACTTCCAACCCAAGAGGGGGAAAACAGCCTCTATTTGCTCACCCGGAGCTGACTTCCAGCCCCACGATAGACTTTGATTACCTTCACTTTATTTCACACAGAgaaaagctgagaataaagacaccCAGTGTCTCTGTTCAGAccagtgatactcactcagtgTTTCAGGAGCAGCATGTGGCTCCTTGACATGACACCTGTGGTTCTGCTGAGCACTGCATCCTAATGTGCCATCTGCCCcatatttcaggaaagtgggcaaggctctTGCCCAGTAGGGCCTGTTATCATTAGGTGGTTCCCTTCTTGAAACAGCCCGAAATGGGTAAGCTGCAAGCCTCCATAAGGTGCGGGCCTCATACCAGGGATGGAAGCAAAGGTGGGTCTTTTGATGGATGGCAGCTGTGAATGCAGCTCTCCAGGACCCATGAGCAGGATTGCCAGATGGTGGATGGAGATCTGTtgaaattgcagctgatctccagggcaCAGAAATCCGTttgcctagagaaaatggctgctttggaggacggtggactctatggcactacactctgctgaggtccctccccaggttccaccctccaaatctctaggaatttcccagcctggagctggcaaccctcacccagagtgagtaccactggcTCAGACAAAGCTCCCGACCCCCCAACTCCTGCCTTAGCACTCAGCCACAGAATGAGGTTGGAATGCGGGAGCAGAACGGACTTCAGACTGCAGAGGAGGTCCAAGTTTCAAAGTTTGCAAAGGGCTAGTGGTTATTATGCAGGAAGATGCCGAAGCTTGGCGAGAAATGGAAATGCATAATCCAGGTTCCCAGTTCCTGCTCTACCTACCCCAAAGCCAAATGCACAGAAAACCCTGCCAAAATCCTGCCCACCCCATTCCCCTCCCATCACTCACCGGAAATGGAGCTTGCGGCAGGGCCGGTCGGCGTCATTGGCTTTCATGCACTCCTCCTTGGTGCCGTAGTCGCAGAATTCTTGCACCTGGGCGCGGCCCCGTGAGCGGAACTTCTCCACGATGGATTGCTCTTTGGCCGTGGTCGTGTTGAGCAGCTCCAGGATTTCCTGGCTCACCTGAGAAGAATGACAAATGAAAAGACAAAGAGCTGTGATCGCAGACGGCAATCATACAGGGAAACCCCCACCGCAACCCAACTTATTATCCAAATTTAACAATTCTTGAAAGAGAAATTTTCAAAAGCAATATAATCAGCAATTCCAATTACAACCTCCATAAAGCGAGTAAGTGTAAACAAGTATAAAGTGCAAATTTGCAAGTCAATATACAAACGGAGGTTAGTATAAACAGAGCCATTTAACATCCCTTTACCTTCTTTCGTCTGGAAGGAATATACAAGGAAACGATCAATTTTGGACACTGATGAATATATGTAAGGCACTGTAGAACTTTCTGGACCATTTACAGAATATAACTTTGGGACTTTTTGAAGTTTATACTAATTTCTGTTTGTGAATACATGTTATGAATACAGATTCATTCTGAACCCTTTCAACAGTGTGAATGTTATCAGCCATGTTGTACTCTGgacattttgtattttaaatgattttttaaaaagaattaaaaatacaataaaaagaaaaaccgagaaccaagtttctagccctcatgttcctattgggctttttGTCAACAACCGCGCTCTTGTGCTATGTTTCTTCCCCACCCCTCACAAGTCATGTTCAATGTGTACTatgatcaagatgggcagctgtgttagtctgtctgtagcagtagaaaagagcaaaagtccagttgcacctatatggtagggtatgagctttcgtgagtctcagctgacttcttcagatagctgGCAAATTTGGAGTATGTACCAATTTAAACAGATTGCAGTTACAAGAACTGTATCTGAGCTCCATGTTACCTGAGAGAATGCTGTAGTACTCACAGTGCAGAGGAGAATCCCTACACCAGGGAGCAGCTACTGCAGGCTTTCGCTACACTGAGGAGAGTTTAATTCCTTCCCTGATGGAAAGAGGAGCAACCAGGCGATGTGTCTATATCTCTGCCCTGCCTCCTCCCTACCACTGGGGGGTGATGTGGGTCCAGTTCTGGGTAGCCCAGCACGGCATCTTGGCTAGGCGGGTTGATTCGGGCAGGTCCTTGAAATACAGCCCAATGGTTCATCCAGGTTACTTACAGTTAAAGATGAGCACAATAACGAAACAATGTTCTTTGTTATGCCTAAATGGAAAGGAGTTGCCTGACAGTGCTAGATCCCCAGGAGGAATTGAGGGGTGGGGCCCAGTGTGCATTTATTTCGCCCTCCTATCTCCTCCCAGCATCTCTAATTGCCTTATTATGTCCCTCACCCAGGGGCTAAAAATCCAAGCTATGCCACTAGCTCCAGGAGCTAGTATCTATATGCATGCAGAAGTGGGGCTCAAACAAACTAATGAGAGCCACTATTATTGCCGAAGATCTTGGCCAAGTAAACTTCTTCTCAGTCCATTGCAGAGAGGAGCAATTACAGAAATTTTGaaacaagggggaggggaatccacccccccccaataaatcaACAGAAATTTTGTGAAAAATTGAATGATGCACAATttgttgtattgttgaaggctttcacggctggagaacgatggttgttgtggattttccaggctgtatagccgtggtcttggcattgtagttcctgacgtttcgccagcagctgtgactggcatcttcagaagtgtagcaccaaaagacagagatctcacagtgtggaaaagatgttggcaggatacagtgaagcctccctccattagcattccacaccctgggaaacatttacaggatgactcagcccaaatccaccttcctgagtagatataaattacctgctaacatctccacacattgacactgagagatctctgtcttttggtgctacacctctgaagatgccactcacagctgctggcgaaacgtcaggaactacaatgccaagaccacagctatacagcccggaaaatccacaacaaccatcgatgcaCAATTTACTTGCTATCAGACGTAAACTGccttaacaacataaaatgcactaccatataaaattgtactatttgacaTCTTTATGGAATTTAAATTAGAAATACTTTAGTTTTCTACAAGTGGATCTGCAAATATACCTCGTAACTGAGACAGAGCTGCATGACAGCAGCCTCCGCTGCCCTGGCATAACTAAGATGCCCCCCTAGCTTCATTACTTGGGGAAGGAATATGCTATTCAAGGCCACGAGAACTCATTTACTAGCCATGCTGCTGGGCTCTTAACTCTATCTTACATCGACTTCTTTTAGCCTGCACAGCCTATTTTCAAGCTTACTTCCTTGGTCACGAGGTCTAGAAGCTTGctactttaaaaatattaactAAAAGCTGCAGCGGGGATCGTAGTATTTTGCATACCTTCTTCTGAACCATTGGATGCCTTTTGGAAGATGAGAGTGAAGAGACATATTTTAAATTGGGTATGTGACAGTTGTAAACTCCACAGAGTCATCTGGCCGTCTGCCATCGGGAACCGTGTGCTGGGACGTCtcagcaaggcatttcttctaTGCTGAGCCCACCCCACAATTCAGCCTCCCCTTCCGGACGGCCGTGGCCATACCTTCTTACTCTGCTGTTCCTTAGTGGACTGCTGGCTCAGCAAGCTCTCGATCTCCAGGTCAAGGTCCGAAGCCTGCTTGCGAGATTTCTTGGGGGGCTCTTTGACTggctctgaagatgccaaggcTGAGGGAACAGCCCCAGGCGTGGAGGCGGGAACCCCGGCATCCTGCTCTGCCCACCGTTTCACACCTCCAGCCCCGACACTTTCTGCTGGGCCCTTCTTCTCAGCCACGGCACCCATCATGGCAGAGAGCTTGGAGTGGTCGGCGTAAGTAACCAGCATGGGCTGGTCGTCGTCCTGGAGGAGGCCCCGTTTGACTTCGATGAGTTCCTGAGCTGCGAATTTCTGCAGAAGGCTCTCCACGCTCCGCTGCGTGGCAGGGGCTTCGGGCTGCAGGACAGGAAAGAAGCCATTCAGGGTGGGAGGGAAATCTATTGCATCATCAGCCAAAGGAATTGGCATCTCCTTCCAGCATTCAAGAAAGAACAAACTGGGTTTCCTGCATAGGCCAACCCAGAAAGAGAAAAACTGGTAAATGGCAAAAGATACAGTGGCCCCGTGGGTCAGAAAAGGTAAATGGAACATCAGTTATgggcatgggggtggggaaatcACACACTGTAGCTGCAGTGTTAGTTGCACCGACGTAAAATAGACATTCTGGATCAGACTAacggtccacctagtccagcatcccgtaTCACACTGCAGGCAACCAGATGCCCTATAAGGCCTGCAAGCACGGAGATGAAAGTCTCGTTTCCCCCAAGCACTAGGATTCAAAGGGCTAAGTGAAGGTTCCATTTAACCATTATTGATGGACCTGTCTTGTATGAATCTGTCTCATCCACGGACTAAACTAGTGGCCACCACTAcaccctgtggcagtgagttccacaagtttaTTATTCTTGGAGGGACAACATAATCATGATCAAGTCTCTCTGAAAGCAGGAAACTTAGTTCTGAATAAATAGGAAAGAGACTGAACTGCATTTAATTCCACAGGGCAACAGACAGGCCAATGCAAACTGTCAAtggttaaaagaaaaacaatctaTTCCACGCCAGAAGAATCTAACATCTGCACACTCAGTTCTGTACCTCAATATGCTTGCATACATTTGTTTACTGCCTCACCCCTTGGATTTCCTCCACCTTTTCAAGTTCATCTTGCTTTTGTATCTTAAAACAAAAGTGGCAATGCTCAAAGTGTGTTCTATACACATGACTACGGTCCTTATTTGCTCAGGATGAATGGTTTCCGTAACCTTCTCAGGGTTTCCCACCCAGCCACAAATTTTGCTatgtttaaaataattaaaaatccaaGCGTCTCCGGATTTCACAAAGAATGCTAAAAGAATCCATACTGATTCCCAAGGCCTCTAGAACCATGCGACGCGGCCAATAAGAAGAAATGCATCATCCTTAAATGAGGACAGGATGAAGAGTACCAGAAGATGGTCAATCAATCTCTTTGCTCAGCTACTCACTGTGGAGATGGCATGGCAGATAGACAAAGCATCTGTGGGCAATGCCAGTCCCAGATCCGAAAGGTGATACAGAAGTTTTTTCTCAAGCTCCGGGTCAGTCACCAAGTCCCCTGGCTCAGTGGCAGTGCTGGGGGTGGCAGAGGAAGGCACAGGACTGTCACTTCTGAAGGGAGGAGTGAGCGCCAACTCTGGATTTCTGAGATCTGAAATAAGAAAGGGGCACAAGAATATAAatccaaatttgcaaagatttaaaaccagcagaaatccagacTTCCAGTAAGGACTTCCCTTTTAAAAACTGTCTTGCTCTTGACTCCACTTTCTCTCCACCTGCTGTCACTTGCCTCATCTTTCCAGGCCCCCTTCACCATCCTCTCTTTTATCTTGCAAATCCTTTCCAATCCTGTTAATTCTTCCACAAGAAGATTCCTACAGACTGGATTCGATGGCctttctagtccagcatcctatttccagTCAGAACTCACAAATAGGTAAGGAAGGCCCTCTTTTTTCTTTGACCCTATCCTCTGCTAATGACAAGCGTACTACCTCTGATCATGGAGGCTCAATTTAGCTCGTAAGGAGAACTGGCTATCTAGTCACTAAGGAGCGTCCCTAATTTGTCTCATCTGTAGTATAGTGTAAGGAAGTGGCCTCAGATGCATCAGTGAAGGAATAGGGACTACAGACTCTACTACTACGTAccttctgttgctgtaagtaagaTCCTCCTGAGTATTATCTacactgtttaatatgtcagttttaCAATTGCTTAtgctcagcatttcttcagctctgtattggatttctgctggttttaaatctttgcaaatttggatTTATATTCCCTATTATTGAAAtgactttgaaattgactgtactgactcatgctgtttaacctgccttgagtctcagtgagactatAAATactataaaaaacaaaataaaaacaatgtaaataaatttcAGATTCTTGTAGGCAGCCCTGTGCTAGATCAGCCCACAGCACCTTCATTTTTCAGCCattcaaaggtatactgcctctgcacatggaggctccatttagtcaCCAGGCTATGTCAGACGGCTGAGCATCAATGTCCTTTCCTCCTCTATGGAGTGCTGGCCCCTATTTCCCCCCATTCAGAGGGACCACCCCTAACCTTTAATCCCTCCCTTTCCTCTAGCATCAAGAACCCCCATCACCCGCCGGCCCCTCACCCAAAGGTTCCTGCTTTCGCCTTCGCTGCAGCCGCTCCCGCAACG encodes the following:
- the METTL3 gene encoding N6-adenosine-methyltransferase catalytic subunit; this translates as MSDTWSSIQAHKKQLDSLRERLQRRRKQEPLDLRNPELALTPPFRSDSPVPSSATPSTATEPGDLVTDPELEKKLLYHLSDLGLALPTDALSICHAISTPEAPATQRSVESLLQKFAAQELIEVKRGLLQDDDQPMLVTYADHSKLSAMMGAVAEKKGPAESVGAGGVKRWAEQDAGVPASTPGAVPSALASSEPVKEPPKKSRKQASDLDLEIESLLSQQSTKEQQSKKVSQEILELLNTTTAKEQSIVEKFRSRGRAQVQEFCDYGTKEECMKANDADRPCRKLHFRRIINKHTDESLGDCSFLNTCFHMDTCKYVHYEIDACTDLDAPSGRELNSGQELALPQAVGRDSSVDRLFPPQWICCDIRYLDVSILGKFAVVMADPPWDIHMELPYGTLTDDEMRRLNIPVLQDEGFLFLWVTGRAMELGRECLSLWGYERVDEIIWVKTNQLQRIIRTGRTGHWLNHGKEHCLVGVKGNPQGFNRGLDCDVIVAEVRSTSHKPDEIYGMIERLSPGTRKIELFGRPHNVQPNWITLGNQLDGIHLLDPDVVAQFKQRYPDGVISKPKNM